From Oceanipulchritudo coccoides, the proteins below share one genomic window:
- a CDS encoding HNH endonuclease, producing MDLLLTGHHIDHKKPFSKGGLPVEVNLQALWPECNLRKGCQVTS from the coding sequence GTGGATCTGCTACTGACCGGACATCATATCGACCACAAAAAGCCATTTTCAAAAGGTGGCCTACCCGTCGAGGTGAATCTCCAGGCCCTCTGGCCTGAGTGTAACTTGAGGAAGGGTTGTCAGGTCACAAGTTGA
- a CDS encoding formylglycine-generating enzyme family protein — MKPILYALLFACFSATAQLNAAVPSQIHYQGRLTDAQGDPVNATVSMTVRMYDAASGGTLLYEEVIGSVELADGVYSFSFGEAGTRTTSGSEVILTTNGVNQFFAGTLNVSPIDGTVAVSDGVYNWSQSGGSSSTDFSVSYTHATKAVQVTYLAGIPEAGLDLTATYDFIDISEIFASMTASEHWLALMVDGLEADIRTRLLAVPYAMKARESADAQVLAAKMESLLSELRANNLIAPANFVIVEGGTLVSSNELNGTVVDTFYIGKHEVTWGEWQEVRVWATANGYDSYSVGAGCAEDHPVHSVSWYDVVKWCNAKSEQEGLTPVYTVSGATYKSGWPFPTTIVQDLTASGYRLPLEAEWEFAARGGNQSNGYTYSGSNDLIAVGWYYDNSGGAACNLLEDRGTWPVGQKAANELGLHEMSGNVLEWCWDANGSSRRRRGGNWNDAASECTVSYRWQNSPDFTSNRIGFRLARSPGR, encoded by the coding sequence ATGAAACCAATCCTCTACGCCCTCCTCTTCGCCTGCTTTTCAGCCACTGCACAACTGAATGCGGCTGTACCCAGCCAGATCCATTATCAGGGGCGGCTGACAGATGCTCAAGGGGATCCGGTCAACGCGACCGTCTCCATGACGGTACGGATGTACGATGCAGCCAGTGGAGGTACACTGCTGTACGAGGAGGTCATTGGCAGCGTTGAATTGGCGGACGGGGTCTATAGTTTCAGCTTCGGCGAGGCGGGGACGCGCACTACCAGCGGTTCGGAGGTGATTCTCACCACTAACGGGGTGAACCAGTTCTTCGCCGGCACGCTCAACGTCTCGCCGATCGACGGGACTGTGGCGGTGAGCGACGGGGTCTACAACTGGTCCCAATCGGGTGGCTCCAGTAGCACAGATTTCAGCGTGAGCTACACCCACGCCACCAAGGCCGTGCAAGTCACTTATTTGGCCGGTATTCCGGAAGCGGGCCTGGACCTGACCGCCACCTACGACTTTATCGACATCTCGGAGATCTTCGCCAGCATGACCGCCTCGGAGCACTGGCTGGCGCTGATGGTCGACGGGCTGGAGGCGGACATACGCACCCGCCTGCTGGCGGTGCCCTATGCGATGAAAGCGCGGGAGAGCGCCGATGCCCAGGTGCTGGCGGCGAAGATGGAATCCCTTCTATCTGAATTGCGGGCAAACAATCTGATTGCCCCTGCGAACTTTGTCATAGTCGAGGGTGGCACCCTAGTGTCCAGTAATGAGTTGAACGGCACGGTTGTCGATACCTTCTACATCGGCAAGCACGAGGTGACCTGGGGCGAGTGGCAGGAGGTGCGCGTGTGGGCTACTGCGAACGGCTACGACAGCTACAGCGTTGGTGCCGGCTGCGCGGAAGACCACCCGGTGCATTCGGTGTCGTGGTACGATGTAGTGAAGTGGTGCAATGCGAAGAGCGAGCAGGAGGGTTTGACGCCAGTGTATACGGTGAGCGGAGCGACTTACAAGAGCGGCTGGCCCTTTCCTACCACAATTGTGCAGGACCTGACGGCGAGCGGCTACCGCCTGCCTTTGGAAGCGGAATGGGAATTCGCCGCGCGCGGCGGCAACCAGAGCAACGGGTACACCTACAGCGGCAGCAATGACTTGATCGCGGTGGGGTGGTACTATGACAACTCCGGCGGTGCGGCGTGTAACTTGCTTGAAGACCGCGGCACTTGGCCGGTGGGGCAAAAGGCGGCCAACGAGCTAGGCCTGCACGAAATGAGCGGCAACGTGCTGGAGTGGTGCTGGGATGCCAACGGCTCCAGTCGCCGCCGCCGCGGCGGCAACTGGAATGACGCCGCCTCCGAATGCACTGTCTCGTACCGGTGGCAAAACAGCCCGGACTTCACGTCCAACAGAATTGGCTTCCGCCTTGCCCGCAGTCCGGGGCGGTAA
- a CDS encoding tyrosine-type recombinase/integrase: MHERELATRERHTLRKVERKDRKNRWGVEWREDGKRRFQFFSTSDERDKFFRSTHLAGEVEDFSLTEWLRWQSLKRDCEELGIEPEQAVNIARGANLSIATEKSLHDLTEAYQKHVTRAGRSEEYRKHLKSFYGRLEASLGPDTLLLEITKKEIQDFFDAQEVGAVTKRNYRAYTVALFNYAIAEEWLDKSPASRLKIEIPKKQEAGILSVEETRAVLKAARGISPELAGLMALQLFAGLRNANITRLEPSEIDLTNKTILIPAAKFKTGSRHLIEDAGENLWKWLSLSSTEDFCGWTARNYNWRKSQAFKNAKITPPKNALRHSFATYRCALDGSAEKASYILGHQNPREIWTAYKGLATRKDAVKYFNIQPVGVK, from the coding sequence ATGCATGAGAGGGAACTTGCAACCAGAGAACGCCATACCCTGCGCAAGGTTGAACGCAAGGACCGTAAGAACCGTTGGGGTGTAGAGTGGAGGGAGGATGGGAAAAGGCGCTTTCAATTTTTCTCTACCTCAGACGAGCGAGACAAGTTCTTTAGATCGACTCATCTAGCCGGGGAGGTCGAAGACTTTTCCCTGACAGAGTGGCTGAGATGGCAGTCTCTCAAAAGAGACTGTGAAGAGTTAGGTATCGAGCCGGAACAGGCTGTTAACATAGCCCGTGGAGCCAACCTTTCCATTGCTACAGAGAAATCCCTCCATGACCTAACAGAGGCCTATCAAAAGCATGTCACACGCGCTGGGCGCAGCGAAGAGTACCGAAAACACCTCAAAAGCTTCTACGGGCGGTTGGAGGCCTCACTGGGGCCGGACACGCTCTTGCTGGAAATTACCAAAAAGGAGATTCAAGATTTCTTTGATGCACAGGAGGTAGGAGCTGTCACAAAGCGGAATTACAGGGCCTATACAGTAGCCTTATTCAACTATGCGATAGCTGAAGAATGGCTCGATAAGTCTCCAGCAAGTCGATTGAAGATCGAAATCCCCAAGAAGCAAGAGGCCGGTATATTGTCGGTTGAGGAGACTAGGGCAGTCCTGAAGGCCGCGCGGGGGATTTCCCCAGAGCTTGCGGGCCTTATGGCTTTGCAACTGTTTGCTGGGCTTAGAAATGCAAATATCACCCGATTGGAACCCTCGGAGATCGACCTAACCAACAAAACCATCCTCATCCCAGCAGCAAAGTTCAAAACCGGCTCAAGGCACCTCATAGAGGACGCCGGGGAGAACCTTTGGAAGTGGTTGTCACTCTCATCCACTGAGGACTTTTGCGGGTGGACTGCCCGGAACTATAACTGGCGGAAGTCTCAGGCATTCAAAAACGCGAAGATCACTCCACCCAAGAACGCCTTGAGGCATTCCTTCGCCACCTACCGTTGTGCATTGGATGGTAGTGCCGAGAAGGCCAGCTACATTTTAGGGCATCAGAACCCTAGAGAGATTTGGACTGCTTACAAGGGGCTGGCGACCAGAAAGGACGCTGTTAAGTACTTTAACATTCAACCTGTTGGCGTAAAATGA